CTTCATATCTATGGATCATTTTGACGTCATTTTGGGAGTTGCACAGATTTTATCTGATCTTTTATGCTGTTGATGGAAAGGAATGTTGGGTGCTCATATAAGAAAATTTGCTCTGTAAACTATTTAGAATGAAAATGATGAGCATGATTAAGGAGTGAACATTGTAGTGGTATGATGCTGTCTTCGTGCAGAatgtttaatttataaatgatagATTCTTTCTCTGTTTGAAGTTTCCTTTTCTATCAACTTATATCATGGAGGTTGAAACATTATGAATGTAGAAATGTCTTCTAATGAAAGACATccctttggaaatcatcttgatTTCCTACTTAATTGTATCTAAACAAAGAGAGTGGCAAAGTGGACTTAATTTACTTCTTTGCACATTTTCTGCTTTCAGATTTTAGGCTAATTTACCCAAAAGGATAACCTGGGTGCTGTAAAGAATTGTCAATTTTGcttgaagaaaaaaaggggGAGAAGATCAGAGAATCAGAAAACATATATTTACAGGAATAAAAGTATTACTCCCTGCCATTATTGGAGAACCCTTTTACAATGTCATAGTATCTGAGCTCCCAGATTTGTAGCTTTATGAGGCTTCATGATTCCAAGGAATCATAGATGCCCTTTACCAGGAATCAGACCTGTCGCATCCAATCAGGGCTGTGTCCGATAGGGCATCAATGGAATCTAATGACTGATCTAGATTTTCAGGCATATTTGCAGTGGGACGGATGGCTGcatcatttcattttcaaacaCTCGTGTTAAGGAGAGCGCAAGCAGCAAGCTACTTGGTGAACATTGTGTAGTCAGTTATGAATTGTATGGTATTTCATGTTGGgtatttcctttatatttttgacTGAGTGTGCGTGGAAGGGGGAGAATGAGTCACTGTTTGTTGGTAACAGAAGCTTTTAACAAAATTGAGTTGCTGCATTTGCTTGTAAAATGATGTATTTTCCTTAAAACATCTAGCTTCCATCTTTCCTATTTCCTTAACTACAAGTCTAGAACTATCTGTTCACTTTGAATCTCAGACTTCCTTCTTTGGATATTGAAAAAGCAAATAGGTAATTTAGTTTTGTTGGGACTTTTGGTAGAGATTTATAGTCTCAGGTTCCATTTCTGTGGCTAGTTAAATGCCCTAGATTACCTAGTGTTAATTGTGGTGGACACAGTTAGCACCCTAAGGTTTGGGCCCCAACTTTTCTTACTTGCGATTGCGAATGACCATAAGCTAATCCAATCCCACTAAAccagaaaacaacaaaaacattcTATAAGATCCTGTGAAGCATAtgagaaataaagaaaagaaatgggcaATATATACAAATTGGTCTATATcccttttatttctattaaattaataatgaatttttttatatttcattatcaGAACTGAACtagagaaattattttgaattttatttctttctgaGATGCGAGGAGCTAAAGCGACGGAAGAACAAAATTGGGACAGGTGGCTAATGAGTGATtaagacaaaaacaaaagggTAAATAtggtaatttaaaatttgacccCGATATCTTAATTCTTACCCCACCCCGGATAAGGCAGAGAAGGGGAGAAAAGGAGAACAGGAAATGGCGGGAAAAGAGAAGGCGTGGTGCGGGAATGGGAGAGCGAAGATGGAAGGAGATGTATGCTGGAGAAAACAGGTGGATCAGAATCTGAAGAGGCTCCACTCTCTTCTCTTCGGATCCGATCTCGCTCTCCACGAAGGTGATTTCTCGTCGGCTCAAGTCCTTGGCCTCAGTCTCATCGGCTTCCTTGATTCTCATTCTCACTCCGACGTCGATGAAGCCTTCATTCGTCCCATTCGCTCCCAAGTTTACTCGAAAATCCATCAAGCTCGCCGATCACTCATTCCTGATTCTGATCGGTCTCTCTcttcccctctctctctctttctctctctgtaTTGTGGAATGTgtattttcttggaaaatcTTTGGAAACTCTAAGGACGtgtttaatttgtaaaattggTGTTCAAGTTAACACCgtttgatttcaaatagtgcgagagaaagtattaaaaataggaaGTCTCAAATTCTGATTGTTAGTTTGTCATGAAAAACAGAAACGACAATGAAATATGATGAAAATTGTTCAGTACTTGTTCactttgggaaaaaaaaaaaagctcaaatttttcttattttcctgtACCTCTTCTTTGCCTTTTTCAGGCCTTGCAGAACTTCATGGGAAACCTAGAAATAACTGTAGGACTTAAAGGATGATAGTATGTTTGATTTCTGAGAAAGGTaggaaaacgaattttaaaatTCTGAACCTTAAGTTCTTTCAATGTTTGGGATGAGAGAAACCTAAGATTCCACTCAATTGAGTTTAATACAATTATTTGGCTCACTTGAGGTCAGATTTCATTCAATGGAGACAAAAGCAACATTTAGTACATGGTTCAGAATTTTGGTATATTTTATTCTGTTCCTTTTCATAAGTTTTCTCAGCATCTCAATAAAAAGGCATTGATAAATTTCTTGAGGTAAGTTTACGGTGTTTACCAAATGTAGGACTGTGACCACATTCTGAAAATCTATGATTTAAGATGGTGATGGTTTCTGCTTTATATGCCTTCAGCCAAGCATTTGAACAGGCAGGAAGAGTTCCAGGTCGTGTTTTTGGCATGAGAGGTGATattgacattgagaagattaagcAGTCAAAGTATTTCCGTGCTCTTCTTCAGCAATCAAAGGGAGGAGCTGCAAACGAATTGGTGTGTAGTTAAATAGCAAGCTTTTACCTTCCAGATTTAAAACCTTTGTTCTGATCTCTTCATCAAACATTGCACCTGTATATTATGACACAAGATTGGGTGAAATTTAACCAGTATTTTTTTGGCTTTGTCTCAGGTGGATCAATTAGGCAGGCAGGACCAATTGAGTTTCAAGGCATCCAAAGTTCTGACACAATCAAAGTTGATATCCTTGTATGGAAATGACAAGAGTTCATACAAGAGTTCTATGCACTCAAAGAGTAGCAGCTCTGAGGACTGTGTTATTGTAGAAAAGGCTCACTCATATCACAGCCATCCTAAAGGTCAAGGTGCCTCtgcatttttaaaagttgaagaggaagaaagagCCCATGGAAATGGTTTGGGGACAAAACGTGCCCACATGGAAATTAGTAGCCCCAGGAATGATATTGCGAAGTCGCCATCAAGCAATGAAGAAACCCAAAACGATGGTTTTGGTAAAGGTTTTGTAACTGCCAGAGCAAAACTGGTATCCATTTTACTTCTTGCAATagtttttctctgtttttttattttattttatttatttatttatttttatctgtCAGCATCATCAACACCTGAgggataatttttttcttctttctttatcaattgactttttttaatgCCCTAAACATGCATATAAGTAACCATTACAAAACCCTACCTCTAGCATACTTGCTAGGACAGCCATCACTAAATGTTGCTGGGAATAGATTATGACAAGCTTGAATACTAACAATTGAATTTCAAGCATTATCTAGTTTTGGGGACATAAAAAATCAGCAGTGATGGCTCCATTCTGTTTTTGCTTTAAAAAGGTATTCTGGTTGCAGCACAATAGTTAGTTAGATGCCAAGATAAACTTGAAAACAGACCATTAGACTGCCCAACTCTTGTTATAGCTTGAGCCTGCAATGAACGTGGTGAAACTTGTCCCTTCCAAGTTAGTGCATGCAATGTGGGAATTTTCTTGATGTCTCTGAATATGTAGTAAGCTTGATTAACAACTTCTAAAATTGATATTTGTTTTCCCCAAAGGGCAGGAATGGTATATCAAATCATTCAACCTAGGTTACTCAGAGTGTTTCTATAAATTGTATCTGTTCCATCATCGCAAAGAAATGTGTTAAAGGAAAAGGATAGGAGCATCGGTTTTGATTTCTAAGTAAATAACCATGATCTGGAAATATCTCAGGTTGGCAGTTGCTAGATATTATCTGATACTTCTTGGTAGTACTGTTATTGTTTTGATCTTGTCGTTTTTGTAGCAATGTCAATGTCCTTGTATCTTCCGTGTCATAGGAAATGGATGCAAGGCAAAGACGAGGTTCAGCAGGGTCACCTAGTGCTTCTGTTTCACCTCAAAGTGATAACAATTTCACCAGTAGGGGTTATGGTGCAAAATCATATGGTTTTCCACGCCGTGGCATCCGTGGTAATTTTGTTCCTCCTATCAGATCCAATGGGGGCAATGCTGGTAATATGACCTCACAAATTGCAGGAAAGGCCGATGATGCTTTAGATGACTCAACAAAGAGATGGTTAGTTCTATGAATTTGTTCTTACGATATTAGAAATGTGGTTTAAATTTACCTGTGCTTTCTTTTAACAGCTTTCAGTAAGTGGCATCCAAAAGGAGCTTTAAACCTCTAACGATATTTTTGCTGGAAAAAGTTTATAGAAAACCTGTGGCTCATAGGAGCCACTCTCTGGTGCAATGGTAGAACTATCAGCTCTCATATTTGAATGTGCAGGTTTGACTCTTGAGAATGACCATTCCATGCAAAAATGAAAGTTAGGACCATAGCTGACTTCTCCTGGGACCCTCCTTCATGAGATTGGCCTTGGGTAAATGACCTTAAAGCAGTGGTTTTATATCAACTGTTAGGCTTGCTCCACAACATTGTGAGGATTGTGCAATCAAGTCCTACCAGCTTGTTTGGCACAGTTAATGTTTGATACCATATCAGTAGTTTTCTAATGCTCATATACATtcaactttctttcctttttcttatgcatcttctctctctctctctctaccttTGAGTTAGATGTATGATGGTGAAGTGATAGGTATAACTTCATGTTTTAAtgcattttatattttgattttagctTGGAAATGTTATATGGGCCTGATGGTGAACTTCCTGAGAAATTAAGGAATTTGGAACCTCGTCTTATTGAACATGTCAGTAATGAGATAATGGATAGGGATCCCAATGTTCGGTGGGATGATATTGGTAATTTAAGATACTCCAAGCTccctttgattttcaaattgtgGCAATTTATTTAAGTTTGTTCTAACTTATGCGCATCACCTACAATGTTGTAGCTGGTCTGGAGCATGCTAAA
Above is a genomic segment from Vitis riparia cultivar Riparia Gloire de Montpellier isolate 1030 chromosome 14, EGFV_Vit.rip_1.0, whole genome shotgun sequence containing:
- the LOC117930394 gene encoding ATPase family AAA domain-containing protein FIGL1 — its product is MAGKEKAWCGNGRAKMEGDVCWRKQVDQNLKRLHSLLFGSDLALHEGDFSSAQVLGLSLIGFLDSHSHSDVDEAFIRPIRSQVYSKIHQARRSLIPDSDRQAFEQAGRVPGRVFGMRGDIDIEKIKQSKYFRALLQQSKGGAANELVDQLGRQDQLSFKASKVLTQSKLISLYGNDKSSYKSSMHSKSSSSEDCVIVEKAHSYHSHPKGQGASAFLKVEEEERAHGNGLGTKRAHMEISSPRNDIAKSPSSNEETQNDGFGKGFVTARAKLEMDARQRRGSAGSPSASVSPQSDNNFTSRGYGAKSYGFPRRGIRGNFVPPIRSNGGNAGNMTSQIAGKADDALDDSTKRCLEMLYGPDGELPEKLRNLEPRLIEHVSNEIMDRDPNVRWDDIAGLEHAKKCVTEMVIWPLLRPDIFKGCRSPGRGLLLFGPPGTGKTMIGKAIAGEAKATFFYISASSLTSKWIGEGEKLVRALFGVASCRQPAVIFVDEIDSLLSQRKSEGEHESSRRLKTQFLIEMEGFDSGSEQILLIGATNRPQELDEAARRRLTKRLYIPLPSSEARAWIIRNLLEKDGLFKLSKEDIDTICKLTEGYSGSDMKNLVKDASMGPLREALRQGIEITKLKKEDMKPVTLQDFESALQEVRPSVSLNELGTYDEWNKQFGSLSL